From a region of the Georgenia yuyongxinii genome:
- a CDS encoding TetR/AcrR family transcriptional regulator, which yields MTANGARGRGRPVAPVLSAGKITAAAMTLIEARGYGALTMAALARELKVSPSALYNHVTAKQDLLRWIQDHLNQRLDCSAFATEAWDVALERWARSYRDTYAQHAPLVPVIAVAPIRGAPHTVEMYEQVAAGLQRGGWPDALIAETIVAVESFVLGSAMDATSPVDVFEVGDLVARAPVFTTAVKARRGDDPARAAFELGLTALVEGLRARLKAVTPGE from the coding sequence GTGACAGCAAACGGCGCGCGCGGACGCGGGCGACCCGTCGCGCCGGTGCTCTCGGCGGGGAAGATCACCGCGGCCGCGATGACGCTCATCGAGGCCCGCGGCTATGGCGCGTTGACGATGGCGGCGCTGGCGCGGGAGCTGAAGGTGTCGCCGTCGGCCCTGTACAACCACGTCACCGCCAAGCAGGACCTGCTGCGGTGGATCCAGGACCACCTCAACCAGCGGCTCGACTGTTCCGCGTTCGCGACCGAGGCATGGGACGTGGCCCTGGAGCGCTGGGCACGGTCCTACCGGGACACCTACGCCCAGCACGCCCCCCTGGTTCCGGTCATCGCCGTCGCCCCGATCCGCGGGGCACCGCACACGGTCGAGATGTACGAGCAGGTGGCGGCGGGCCTGCAGCGCGGCGGATGGCCGGACGCGCTGATCGCCGAGACGATCGTGGCCGTGGAGTCGTTCGTGCTCGGGTCGGCGATGGACGCGACATCGCCGGTGGACGTCTTCGAGGTGGGGGACTTGGTGGCGCGGGCGCCGGTCTTCACCACAGCGGTCAAGGCCAGGCGGGGCGACGACCCGGCGCGGGCCGCGTTCGAGCTCGGGCTCACCGCCCTCGTCGAGGGCCTGCGCGCGCGACTGAAGGCGGTCACGCCGGGGGAGTGA
- the gabT gene encoding 4-aminobutyrate--2-oxoglutarate transaminase, translating into MSLVTPTAVGGPALAQERRLVTAIPGPRSRGLAERQGRAVARGVSTTMPVFAAAAGGGVVVDVDGNSLIDLGSGIAVTTVGNSAPRVVEAVTAQAAAFTHTCFMITPYEGYVAVAEQLNALTPGDHAKRTALFNSGAEAVENAVKIARAYTRKDAVVAFDHAYHGRTNLTMALTAKNQPYKSGFGPFAPEVYRAPLSYPYRDGLTGAEAARRAISTIEKQVGAENLAALVIEPIQGEGGFIVPAEGFLPALVQWCRANDVVFIADEVQSGIARTGAMYASEHEGIVPDLVVTAKGVADGLPLSAVTGRAEIMDAAGPGGLGGTYGGNPLAVAAALATLETIRQDGLLERARAIGELLVGRLRDLQARDARVGDVRGRGAMIAVELVDPVTAQPDAALAKAVAGAAHAAGVIVLTCGTYGNVLRFLPPLSIPDGLLAEALDVLDDVFEEIK; encoded by the coding sequence ATGTCCCTTGTGACCCCCACCGCCGTCGGCGGTCCCGCCCTGGCGCAGGAGCGTCGCCTGGTCACCGCCATCCCGGGTCCGCGCTCGCGTGGGCTGGCCGAGCGCCAGGGCCGGGCCGTCGCCCGCGGCGTGAGCACCACGATGCCGGTCTTCGCCGCCGCAGCCGGTGGCGGCGTCGTCGTCGACGTCGACGGCAACTCCCTCATCGACCTCGGCTCGGGCATCGCGGTGACGACCGTCGGCAACAGCGCCCCTCGGGTGGTCGAGGCGGTGACGGCGCAGGCGGCCGCGTTCACCCACACCTGCTTCATGATCACGCCCTACGAGGGGTACGTCGCGGTGGCGGAGCAGCTCAACGCGCTGACCCCCGGCGACCACGCGAAGCGCACCGCGCTGTTCAACTCTGGGGCGGAGGCCGTGGAGAACGCGGTGAAGATCGCCCGCGCCTACACCAGGAAGGACGCCGTCGTCGCGTTCGACCACGCCTACCACGGCCGCACCAACCTCACGATGGCCCTCACGGCGAAGAACCAGCCGTACAAGAGCGGCTTCGGTCCGTTTGCGCCCGAGGTCTACCGCGCCCCCCTGTCCTACCCCTATCGCGACGGCCTGACCGGCGCGGAGGCCGCCAGGCGCGCAATCTCCACCATCGAGAAGCAGGTGGGCGCCGAGAACCTCGCGGCACTGGTGATCGAGCCGATCCAGGGCGAGGGCGGCTTCATCGTGCCGGCGGAGGGCTTCCTCCCGGCCCTGGTGCAGTGGTGCCGCGCCAACGACGTCGTCTTCATCGCCGACGAGGTCCAGAGCGGCATCGCCCGCACCGGTGCGATGTACGCCAGCGAGCACGAGGGCATCGTGCCCGACCTGGTGGTCACCGCGAAGGGCGTGGCCGACGGGCTGCCGCTGTCCGCGGTGACCGGGCGTGCGGAGATCATGGACGCCGCCGGGCCCGGCGGTCTCGGCGGCACCTACGGCGGCAACCCGCTCGCCGTCGCCGCCGCCCTGGCCACGCTGGAGACCATCCGGCAGGACGGCCTGCTCGAACGCGCCCGCGCGATCGGTGAGCTCCTCGTCGGCCGGCTCCGCGACCTGCAGGCACGTGACGCCCGGGTGGGCGACGTGCGCGGTCGCGGCGCCATGATCGCCGTCGAGCTGGTGGACCCCGTCACGGCCCAGCCCGACGCGGCTCTGGCCAAGGCGGTGGCCGGTGCGGCTCACGCCGCCGGGGTCATCGTCCTGACCTGTGGCACCTACGGCAATGTCCTGCGTTTCCTGCCACCGTTGTCCATACCCGATGGTCTCCTCGCGGAGGCTCTCGACGTGCTGGACGACGTATTCGAGGAGATCAAGTGA
- a CDS encoding gamma-aminobutyraldehyde dehydrogenase, whose protein sequence is MPQDAVVLQNFIGGEFVDAIGEGRLDVVSPTTGERVAVSPISGPADVDAAMDAAANAFTTWKRTTPSERQRMLLQLADALEANETALVEAQHRNTGQPRQMIADEEVGAGADNIRFFAGAARTLEGKAATEYLAGHTSYVRREPVGVVAQVTPWNYPLMMAIWKIGPALAAGNTVVLKPSDTTPESTLELARVAQDILPAGVLNIVLGDASTGELMTEHRVPSMVSITGSVRAGKAVAASAAKNVRRTHLELGGKAPAVVFADADLPATAQALVEFGTFNAGQDCTAPTRVLVQDSVHDQFVELLAEAARATTTGDPDDAKNYYGPLNNARHFATVKEKLESLPAHATVVTGGKPAGEAGFFFEPTIVAGVRQDDPIVQEETFGPVLTVQPFSTESEAVALANGVDYALASSVWTADHGTAMRVSRDLDFGCVWVNTHVLLTSEMPHGGFKNSGYGKDLSLYSVEEYTRVKHVMHALGED, encoded by the coding sequence GTGCCTCAAGACGCCGTGGTCCTGCAGAACTTCATCGGTGGAGAGTTCGTCGACGCGATCGGCGAAGGACGACTCGACGTGGTCAGCCCCACCACGGGTGAGAGGGTGGCGGTCTCCCCGATCTCCGGCCCGGCCGACGTCGACGCCGCGATGGACGCGGCCGCGAACGCGTTCACGACGTGGAAGCGCACCACACCCAGCGAACGGCAGCGCATGCTGCTCCAGCTCGCCGACGCGCTCGAGGCCAACGAGACCGCCCTGGTCGAGGCCCAGCACCGCAACACCGGCCAACCGCGTCAGATGATCGCCGACGAGGAGGTCGGCGCGGGCGCCGACAACATCCGCTTCTTCGCCGGCGCGGCCCGCACGCTTGAGGGCAAGGCGGCCACGGAGTACCTCGCCGGGCACACCTCGTACGTCCGCCGCGAGCCGGTGGGCGTCGTCGCGCAGGTGACACCGTGGAACTACCCGCTCATGATGGCGATCTGGAAGATCGGACCGGCCCTCGCGGCAGGCAACACCGTCGTGCTCAAGCCCTCCGACACCACCCCGGAGTCGACGCTGGAGCTCGCCCGGGTTGCCCAGGACATCCTCCCGGCCGGCGTCCTCAACATCGTGCTCGGCGACGCCTCCACCGGCGAGCTGATGACCGAGCACCGCGTGCCGTCGATGGTGTCCATCACCGGTTCGGTGCGCGCGGGCAAGGCGGTGGCTGCCAGCGCCGCGAAGAACGTGCGACGCACCCACCTCGAGCTCGGCGGCAAGGCGCCCGCCGTCGTCTTCGCCGACGCGGACCTGCCGGCCACCGCCCAGGCGCTGGTCGAGTTCGGCACGTTCAACGCCGGCCAGGACTGCACCGCGCCCACCCGGGTGCTCGTGCAGGACTCGGTCCACGACCAGTTCGTCGAGCTGCTGGCCGAGGCGGCCCGGGCGACCACCACCGGTGACCCGGACGACGCGAAGAACTACTACGGGCCGCTCAACAACGCCCGCCACTTCGCCACCGTGAAGGAGAAGCTGGAGTCCCTGCCCGCGCACGCGACGGTGGTCACCGGCGGCAAGCCGGCCGGGGAGGCAGGCTTCTTCTTCGAGCCGACCATCGTCGCCGGCGTGCGACAGGACGACCCGATCGTGCAGGAGGAGACGTTTGGCCCGGTGCTGACCGTCCAGCCCTTCAGCACCGAGTCCGAGGCGGTGGCGCTGGCCAACGGCGTGGACTACGCCCTGGCCTCGAGCGTGTGGACCGCCGACCACGGCACCGCCATGCGAGTGTCCCGTGACCTGGACTTCGGCTGCGTGTGGGTCAACACCCACGTGCTGCTCACCTCGGAGATGCCTCACGGCGGGTTCAAGAACTCCGGGTACGGCAAGGACCTGTCGCTGTACTCGGTGGAGGAGTACACCCGCGTCAAGCACGTCATGCACGCGCTCGGCGAGGACTGA
- a CDS encoding NAD-dependent succinate-semialdehyde dehydrogenase encodes MTSTLAGVAGTGLRGYVDALSPRQGVWIDGSGAAAQGGGTFAVIDPATGAAITEIADGRVPDAVAAVDAAARALPGWAATAPRERSEVLRRAFALMVASTEQLAALISWENGKSLADARSEATYAAEFFRWFAEEAVRTEGEYGSSPAGGTRTVVTHRPVGVAALITPWNFPAAMATRKIAPALAAGCTVVLKPAGETPLTALAIAKILTEAGVPDGVVNVVPTSSSSPLVTAWLEDPRVRKISFTGSTPVGRILLKQAADRVVNSSMELGGNAPFVVAGDADVDAAVAGALVAKLRNGGQACTAANRLYVHADVVDEFTEKFGAAVAALKVGPALQEGTEIGPLINAKAVAGVTSLVDAAVAAGARVTHRAELPAGTEGGYFYAPTVLRDVPADAEILRTEIFGPVAPIATWRDDAELVEMVNDTEFGLAAYVYSRDLKWAMQTAEKIDAGMIGVNRGVVSDPATPFGGVKQSGLGREGAREGLREFQETQYLSIDWS; translated from the coding sequence ATGACCAGCACCCTCGCCGGCGTCGCCGGCACCGGCCTGCGCGGTTACGTCGACGCACTCTCACCCCGTCAGGGGGTGTGGATCGACGGCAGCGGCGCCGCCGCACAGGGCGGCGGCACCTTCGCGGTCATCGACCCGGCCACCGGCGCCGCGATCACAGAGATCGCCGACGGCCGGGTGCCCGACGCCGTCGCCGCCGTCGACGCCGCCGCCCGCGCCCTGCCCGGCTGGGCCGCCACCGCCCCCCGCGAGCGCTCGGAGGTGCTGCGCCGCGCGTTCGCCCTCATGGTCGCCAGCACCGAGCAGCTCGCCGCCCTCATCTCCTGGGAGAACGGCAAGTCCCTGGCCGACGCCCGCTCCGAGGCCACCTACGCCGCGGAGTTCTTCCGCTGGTTCGCCGAGGAGGCCGTACGCACCGAGGGCGAGTACGGCTCCTCGCCCGCCGGCGGCACCCGCACCGTGGTGACGCACCGGCCGGTCGGCGTCGCCGCCCTCATCACCCCGTGGAACTTCCCGGCCGCCATGGCCACCCGGAAGATCGCCCCCGCCCTGGCCGCGGGCTGCACCGTGGTCCTCAAGCCCGCCGGCGAGACCCCCCTAACTGCGCTCGCCATCGCGAAGATCCTCACCGAGGCAGGCGTGCCCGACGGCGTCGTCAACGTCGTCCCCACGAGCTCGTCCTCCCCGCTGGTCACCGCCTGGTTGGAGGACCCGCGCGTTCGCAAGATCTCCTTCACCGGGTCGACGCCGGTGGGCCGGATCCTGCTCAAGCAGGCCGCGGACCGCGTGGTCAACAGCTCGATGGAGCTCGGCGGGAACGCCCCGTTCGTCGTCGCCGGCGACGCGGACGTCGACGCCGCCGTCGCCGGTGCCCTGGTCGCCAAGCTCCGCAACGGCGGCCAGGCCTGCACGGCCGCGAACCGGCTGTACGTGCACGCGGACGTCGTGGACGAGTTCACCGAGAAGTTCGGCGCCGCCGTCGCCGCCCTGAAGGTGGGACCGGCCCTGCAGGAGGGCACCGAGATCGGCCCGCTCATCAACGCCAAGGCTGTTGCCGGGGTGACCTCGCTGGTCGACGCCGCGGTCGCGGCCGGGGCACGGGTGACCCACCGGGCCGAGCTGCCGGCGGGCACGGAGGGCGGGTACTTCTACGCCCCCACGGTGCTGCGCGACGTCCCCGCCGACGCCGAGATCCTCCGGACCGAGATCTTCGGCCCGGTCGCCCCGATCGCCACCTGGCGCGACGACGCCGAGCTGGTCGAGATGGTCAACGACACCGAGTTCGGCCTCGCGGCATACGTGTACTCCCGCGACCTGAAGTGGGCGATGCAGACCGCCGAGAAGATCGACGCCGGGATGATCGGCGTGAACCGCGGCGTGGTGTCCGACCCCGCCACCCCGTTCGGCGGGGTCAAGCAGTCAGGCCTCGGCCGCGAGGGCGCCCGCGAGGGGCTGCGCGAGTTCCAGGAGACGCAGTACCTCAGCATCGACTGGAGCTGA
- a CDS encoding Glu/Leu/Phe/Val family dehydrogenase — protein sequence MTTALTTAPTLAAPAPAGTPLDDARAQLTEAAQFLGLSDGLHRLLATPRREVTVSIPLRRDDGSQDLFIGHRVQHNFSRGPAKGGIRYAPNVDLDEVRALAMWMTWKCALLDVPYGGAKGGVRIDPRNYSANELERVTRRFTSEILPVIGPEKDIPAPDIGTDEKTMAWMMDTYSVASGHTVLGVVTGKPIALGGSLGRATSTSRGVVDVALAALASRGLPIASGTTAAVQGFGKVGRGAARFLADAGLTVTAVSDQYGGLVSTGGIDIPALERHVDLTGSVVGFEGADPLDGAELLELDVDLLVPAAVEGVLTAENAPRVQAKVVVEGANGPTTPEADSIMRENDILVVPDILANAGGVVVSYFEWVQANQAYWWTEAEVEARLEERMIGAWEQVSRYAGSKGLTLRTAATALAVERVAEAHTLRGLYP from the coding sequence GTGACCACCGCCCTGACCACCGCGCCCACCCTGGCGGCCCCCGCGCCGGCCGGCACCCCGCTGGACGACGCGCGCGCCCAGCTCACGGAGGCCGCGCAGTTCCTGGGGCTGTCCGACGGCCTGCACCGGCTGCTCGCCACCCCCCGACGGGAGGTGACGGTCTCCATCCCGCTGCGTCGTGACGACGGCAGCCAGGACCTGTTCATCGGCCACCGCGTGCAGCACAACTTCTCGCGCGGGCCGGCGAAGGGTGGGATCCGTTACGCACCGAACGTGGATCTGGACGAGGTCCGTGCCCTGGCGATGTGGATGACGTGGAAGTGCGCCCTGCTCGATGTGCCCTACGGTGGCGCGAAGGGTGGGGTGCGCATCGACCCGCGCAACTACTCGGCGAACGAGCTGGAGCGCGTCACGCGCCGGTTCACCTCAGAGATCCTCCCGGTCATCGGCCCGGAGAAGGACATCCCGGCGCCGGACATCGGCACCGACGAGAAGACGATGGCCTGGATGATGGACACCTACTCCGTCGCCTCCGGGCACACCGTGCTCGGCGTGGTCACTGGCAAGCCGATCGCGCTGGGCGGCTCGCTCGGCCGGGCCACCTCGACGTCACGCGGGGTGGTGGACGTGGCCCTGGCGGCCCTCGCCTCCCGCGGCCTGCCGATCGCCTCCGGCACGACCGCCGCGGTGCAGGGCTTCGGCAAGGTCGGTCGCGGCGCGGCCAGGTTCCTGGCGGACGCCGGCCTGACGGTCACCGCCGTCTCCGACCAGTACGGCGGCCTCGTCAGCACCGGCGGCATCGACATCCCGGCGCTCGAGCGGCACGTGGACCTCACCGGTTCGGTGGTGGGCTTCGAGGGTGCCGACCCGCTCGACGGCGCCGAGCTGCTCGAGCTGGACGTCGACCTGCTGGTGCCCGCGGCCGTCGAGGGCGTCCTCACGGCCGAGAACGCCCCGCGTGTGCAGGCCAAGGTAGTCGTGGAGGGCGCCAACGGCCCCACCACGCCCGAGGCGGACAGCATCATGCGGGAGAACGACATCCTCGTGGTGCCGGACATCCTCGCCAACGCCGGCGGCGTCGTCGTCTCCTACTTCGAGTGGGTTCAGGCCAACCAGGCGTACTGGTGGACCGAGGCCGAGGTCGAGGCCCGGCTCGAGGAGCGCATGATCGGCGCCTGGGAGCAGGTCTCCCGGTACGCCGGCAGCAAGGGCCTCACCCTGCGCACCGCCGCCACCGCCCTGGCGGTCGAGCGGGTGGCCGAGGCGCACACCCTGCGCGGCCTCTACCCGTGA
- a CDS encoding enoyl-CoA hydratase-related protein yields MSADLVHLDRAGAVTTITLDSPANRNALSRRLRTQLGAKLADALADPATRVIVLTHTGPVFCAGADLTEAGTPDEPGTPDLPALLTTLWHSPIPVVARLAGTARGGGVGLAAACDLVVAADIVTFAFPEVRLGVVPAVISAPLRRRVAPHALHALFLTGEPFDAARAREIGLLDAASPPDLLDGEVRRLADMLLRGAPGALATTKALLRDPPVGGLTAELAELGRVSHEHFTSAEGREGLRARAEGRDPAWVQELPG; encoded by the coding sequence GTGAGCGCCGACCTCGTGCACCTGGACCGCGCGGGCGCCGTGACCACGATCACCCTGGACTCCCCCGCCAACCGCAACGCCCTCTCCCGTCGGCTACGCACCCAGCTCGGGGCCAAGCTCGCCGACGCCCTCGCCGACCCAGCCACGCGGGTCATCGTGCTCACCCACACGGGACCGGTGTTCTGCGCGGGCGCGGACCTGACCGAGGCGGGCACGCCGGACGAGCCGGGCACCCCCGACCTGCCCGCGCTCCTCACCACGCTCTGGCACAGCCCGATACCGGTCGTGGCGCGGCTGGCCGGCACGGCCCGCGGCGGCGGCGTCGGGCTGGCCGCCGCCTGCGACCTCGTCGTCGCCGCGGACATCGTGACCTTCGCCTTCCCCGAGGTGCGGCTCGGCGTCGTCCCGGCGGTCATCTCCGCCCCGCTGCGCCGCCGGGTCGCTCCCCACGCGCTGCACGCGCTGTTCCTCACCGGCGAGCCGTTCGACGCCGCACGTGCCCGCGAGATCGGGCTGCTCGACGCCGCCTCACCACCAGATCTCCTGGACGGCGAGGTTCGCCGGCTCGCCGACATGCTGCTGCGCGGTGCACCCGGAGCCCTGGCCACCACCAAGGCGCTGCTGCGAGACCCCCCGGTCGGTGGTCTGACCGCAGAGCTCGCCGAGCTGGGCCGGGTGTCGCACGAGCACTTCACCTCGGCCGAGGGCCGCGAGGGCCTGCGCGCGCGGGCCGAGGGCCGCGACCCCGCGTGGGTGCAGGAGCTGCCTGGTTAG
- a CDS encoding acyclic terpene utilization AtuA family protein, translating to MADPVPRPIRIANVSGFFGDRLSAAREMLDGGPVDVLTGDWLAELTMGVLARQRGRDPDAGYAATFVTQLEDVLGDCLDRGVKVVSNAGGLNPHDCAAAVRRIGERLGREVRVAVVDGDDATEAFAKARATGWSAPHLDTGEPFADLGAEPEAVNAYLGCWGIVEALDAGAEVVITGRVTDAAVVVGPAAWHHGWQRTDWDALAGAVVAGHVIECGAQATGGNFAFFTELSGLDRVGFPIAEIHADGSAVITKHPGTGGAVTPETVTAQLLYEVDGPRYLTPDVVARLDTVRVAPAGADRVRLSGARGEPAPSSVKVGAIVTAAWRNAMTFVLTGSEIEAKAEAAEAALWAAVPGGRAAFDEVAVRLLRADRSDPARLGEAVALLTVSVLDRDRAKVAGFARSAVETWLAGYPGLYFTGPPGPGSACPVFWPTLMPAEDFVQRVSIGSRSWAVAATTPDRASPATPVGASSTTSDGASPTTPDGASPATPRGATVRAALGTVLGARSGDKGGNATLGVWARDDAAHAWLRQFWTEARLRELVPETAGLPLRLWELPNLRAVGATIVGLLGRGVAADLALDSQAKGLAEYLRAKHADIPAALLPGAAQRPSVGSRSVP from the coding sequence GTGGCTGACCCAGTCCCGCGACCGATCCGGATCGCCAACGTCTCGGGGTTCTTCGGCGACCGGCTCTCCGCGGCCCGAGAGATGCTCGACGGCGGCCCGGTGGACGTGCTGACCGGCGACTGGCTCGCCGAGCTCACCATGGGCGTCCTCGCCCGCCAGCGCGGTCGCGACCCCGACGCGGGCTACGCCGCCACCTTCGTCACCCAGCTCGAGGACGTCCTCGGCGACTGCCTGGACCGGGGCGTGAAGGTGGTCTCCAACGCCGGCGGCCTCAACCCGCACGACTGCGCGGCAGCGGTACGCCGGATCGGCGAGCGCCTGGGCCGGGAGGTGCGGGTCGCCGTCGTCGACGGTGACGATGCCACCGAGGCCTTCGCGAAGGCCCGCGCCACCGGCTGGTCCGCGCCGCACCTGGACACCGGCGAGCCGTTCGCCGACCTCGGCGCGGAGCCGGAGGCGGTCAACGCGTACCTGGGCTGCTGGGGCATCGTCGAGGCGCTCGATGCCGGCGCGGAGGTGGTGATCACCGGCCGGGTGACCGACGCCGCCGTGGTCGTCGGGCCCGCCGCCTGGCACCACGGCTGGCAGCGCACGGACTGGGACGCCCTGGCAGGCGCGGTGGTAGCCGGGCACGTCATCGAGTGCGGCGCGCAGGCCACGGGTGGCAACTTCGCGTTCTTCACCGAGCTGTCCGGCCTGGACCGCGTCGGCTTCCCGATCGCGGAGATCCATGCCGACGGCTCCGCCGTCATCACCAAGCACCCGGGGACGGGCGGCGCGGTGACCCCGGAGACCGTCACCGCCCAGCTCCTCTACGAGGTCGACGGCCCGCGCTACCTCACCCCCGACGTCGTCGCTCGGCTGGACACCGTCCGGGTGGCGCCGGCCGGCGCGGACCGGGTGCGGCTGAGCGGTGCCCGCGGCGAGCCCGCCCCGTCGAGCGTGAAGGTCGGGGCGATCGTGACCGCCGCCTGGCGCAACGCCATGACCTTCGTGCTGACCGGTTCGGAGATCGAGGCGAAGGCGGAAGCGGCCGAGGCGGCCCTGTGGGCGGCGGTGCCCGGCGGCCGCGCGGCGTTCGACGAGGTCGCGGTCCGGCTTCTGCGGGCGGACCGGTCCGACCCCGCCCGGCTGGGGGAGGCGGTAGCACTGCTGACGGTGAGCGTCCTCGACCGGGACCGCGCCAAGGTGGCGGGCTTCGCACGCTCCGCCGTCGAGACCTGGCTCGCGGGCTACCCGGGTCTCTACTTCACGGGGCCGCCGGGCCCGGGCAGCGCGTGCCCGGTCTTCTGGCCCACGCTCATGCCCGCAGAGGACTTCGTACAGCGGGTAAGCATCGGGTCGCGCTCGTGGGCGGTCGCGGCGACCACCCCCGACCGCGCCAGCCCAGCCACCCCCGTCGGCGCCAGCTCCACCACCTCCGACGGCGCCAGCCCCACCACCCCCGACGGCGCCAGCCCAGCCACCCCCCGCGGCGCGACGGTCCGGGCTGCCCTGGGCACCGTGCTGGGTGCCCGGTCCGGCGACAAGGGAGGCAACGCCACCCTGGGGGTGTGGGCGCGCGACGACGCCGCGCACGCCTGGCTGCGGCAGTTCTGGACCGAGGCCCGCCTCCGGGAGCTGGTCCCGGAGACGGCCGGCCTGCCGCTGCGCCTGTGGGAGCTGCCCAACCTCCGCGCCGTGGGCGCCACAATCGTCGGCCTGCTCGGTCGCGGGGTCGCCGCCGACCTCGCCCTCGACTCCCAGGCCAAGGGCCTGGCGGAGTACCTGCGCGCCAAGCACGCCGACATCCCGGCGGCGCTGCTGCCCGGCGCGGCCCAGCGACCAAGCGTGGGCAGCCGGAGCGTGCCGTGA
- a CDS encoding PucR family transcriptional regulator encodes MVGVQDVLAQPALALRGVFVPRPAEPVRWVATSELADPSPFLEGGEVLLTTGLDTSGWRDEWEGYVARLRAAGVAAIGFATGLTHDRVPDRLERACRAREVNLFEVPRHTPFVAISRLTARLLEERDRADSRRAVVMQRELTEAAARRDDPGALLRTLSGQVDGGTALLTSTGTPDGGPVGTPPPPSLDMAAEVARIRPQGLRTSASVTVGGHTVVIQPVGVGTRPEGYLAVWSPQPLTDGQRGAVTTAVALLGLAAERRHDRRETDRRLRARALELLLGGDARTTAVLLAAADDRPGEAELPERIRVAWATGDPDAVAEAVGVLESAPAARGTPVLLAGPAGDVLRLADAPERVELAAARLAELGLRVGVGAAVGLDDGERAATTARYALAQTTDVVPVVHWDELVDDGVLALVGDRAAAAFAASFLGPIAGRADLLLTLRAFLRHHGSRGKVAAELTVHRNTVRHRLEEIEVALGRSLDDPATRVSAWVALQADAARRLEG; translated from the coding sequence ATGGTCGGGGTGCAGGACGTGCTCGCCCAGCCGGCGCTCGCCCTGCGGGGCGTGTTCGTGCCGCGCCCGGCGGAGCCGGTGCGCTGGGTTGCCACGAGTGAGCTGGCCGACCCGAGCCCCTTCCTCGAGGGCGGCGAGGTGCTGCTGACCACCGGCCTGGACACCAGCGGGTGGCGTGACGAGTGGGAGGGCTACGTCGCCCGGCTGCGCGCGGCGGGCGTGGCCGCCATCGGCTTCGCGACGGGGCTCACGCACGACCGGGTGCCGGACCGGCTCGAGAGGGCCTGCCGGGCGCGGGAGGTCAACCTCTTCGAGGTTCCGCGGCACACCCCGTTCGTGGCGATCTCGCGTCTCACGGCACGCCTGCTGGAGGAGCGGGACCGGGCGGACTCCCGTCGGGCGGTGGTGATGCAGCGTGAGCTGACGGAGGCGGCGGCGCGCCGCGACGACCCCGGCGCCCTGCTGCGCACGCTGTCCGGCCAGGTGGATGGCGGCACGGCGCTGCTCACCAGCACGGGGACGCCCGACGGCGGACCGGTGGGCACCCCACCACCCCCGAGCCTCGACATGGCCGCGGAGGTGGCGCGTATCCGGCCACAGGGGTTACGGACGTCCGCGTCGGTCACCGTCGGCGGACACACGGTCGTCATCCAGCCCGTCGGCGTGGGCACGCGGCCGGAGGGCTACCTCGCGGTGTGGTCCCCGCAGCCACTCACGGACGGCCAGCGCGGCGCCGTCACCACCGCCGTCGCGCTCCTCGGCCTCGCCGCGGAGCGACGCCACGACCGGCGCGAGACCGACCGGCGCCTGCGGGCCCGGGCGCTCGAGCTGCTCCTGGGAGGTGACGCCCGTACCACTGCGGTCCTCCTCGCCGCCGCCGACGACCGGCCCGGCGAGGCCGAGCTGCCTGAGCGGATCCGCGTGGCCTGGGCCACCGGCGACCCGGACGCCGTCGCCGAAGCGGTTGGCGTGCTCGAATCGGCGCCGGCGGCGCGCGGCACGCCGGTGCTGCTGGCCGGGCCTGCCGGGGACGTGCTCCGCCTGGCCGACGCGCCCGAGCGGGTCGAGCTCGCCGCCGCCCGCCTGGCTGAGCTCGGCCTACGGGTGGGCGTGGGCGCCGCCGTCGGGCTCGACGACGGCGAGCGGGCGGCCACGACCGCCCGGTACGCGCTGGCACAGACCACCGACGTGGTCCCGGTGGTGCACTGGGACGAGCTGGTCGACGACGGGGTGCTGGCCCTGGTGGGCGACCGGGCCGCGGCCGCGTTCGCGGCCTCCTTCCTCGGCCCGATCGCTGGCCGGGCGGATCTCCTGCTCACGCTCCGGGCCTTCCTGCGCCACCACGGCTCACGGGGAAAAGTCGCCGCCGAGCTCACGGTGCACCGCAACACGGTGCGGCACCGGCTCGAGGAGATCGAGGTGGCGCTCGGCCGTTCGTTGGACGACCCCGCCACCCGGGTCAGCGCCTGGGTCGCGCTGCAGGCCGACGCCGCGCGCCGGCTCGAGGGCTGA